One genomic window of Bacteroidota bacterium includes the following:
- the rdgB gene encoding RdgB/HAM1 family non-canonical purine NTP pyrophosphatase, with product MNTLWLATGNQKKVEELQAMLRGMTVTILTVRDLGQSFEVEEDGETFQDNARKKAEALAALTGGWCLADDSGLEVDALNGRPGVRSARFAGEPASDARNNELLLRMMREESNRRARFRCVLWLTDGQSHYQTSGQIQGTLALHPAGSGGFGYDPLFVPDGYSSTFAELGPDIKNTLSHRAKALREMLPILSRLFA from the coding sequence ATGAACACCTTGTGGCTGGCAACCGGCAATCAGAAAAAAGTAGAAGAACTGCAGGCCATGCTCCGGGGAATGACTGTCACGATTCTGACAGTGCGGGATTTAGGACAATCATTTGAGGTGGAGGAAGATGGGGAAACATTCCAGGACAATGCCCGGAAAAAGGCAGAGGCGCTTGCCGCTTTGACGGGCGGATGGTGCCTGGCTGATGACTCAGGACTGGAAGTGGATGCACTGAATGGGAGACCGGGGGTCCGGTCTGCACGATTCGCCGGTGAGCCTGCATCCGATGCCAGGAACAATGAGCTTCTGCTTCGGATGATGCGTGAGGAATCCAACCGCCGGGCCCGGTTTCGTTGTGTTCTGTGGCTTACGGATGGTCAATCCCATTATCAGACTTCCGGCCAGATTCAGGGGACCCTGGCCCTTCATCCAGCCGGGTCTGGTGGTTTTGGATATGACCCGCTTTTTGTCCCGGATGGCTACTCTTCCACCTTCGCCGAACTGGGTCCGGACATAAAAAACACCCTCTCACACCGGGCAAAAGCCCTCAGGGAAATGCTCCCCATTCTAAGCCGGCTATTTGCATGA
- a CDS encoding vitamin B12-dependent ribonucleotide reductase produces the protein MVSPAIEDVIDAQPVREGRGLTVHRRFTREGVDPFNTVEWELRSAVIANDKGEALFEQKDVEVPVFWSQTAVNVVVQKYFHGAVNSPEREKSVRQLINRVTRTIANWGSDAGYFATPADAEAFYAELTYMVLHQIGTFNSPVWFNVGIEAKPQCSACFIMSVDDTMESILTNAVHEGRLFKWGSGTGSNRSKLRSSREGISGGGRASGPLSFMRIYDSVAGSIKSGGKTRRAAKMEILNADHPDIMDFIKAKMDEERKAWALIEQGYDGSFNGEAYASVFFQNSNFSVRATDDFMKAVENDEQWQTTEVSSGKPSVSYPARDMMRAIAEGTHICGDPGMQFDTTINKWHTCKISDRIHASNPCSEYMFLDNTACNLASINLMKFRKPDGRFDVDAFRHVVDVFITAQEIVVDPASYPTPEITRNSKNYRPLGLGYANLGALLMASGLPYDSDGGRALAGVITAIMSGEAYAQSARMAREKGAFREYARNAESFISVIEMHRNSLSSIQKSMVDKKLMEAAINCWDDALVIGKDAGFRNAQVTVLAPTGTIAFMMDCDTTGIEPDIALVKYKKLSGGGLLKLVNGTVPLALSVLGYTEAEIRQITDYIDEKDTIEGAPGIREEHLPVFDCAFKPMNGTRSIHYKGHIRMMAAAQPFLSGAISKTVNMPTESTVEEIMQTYIESWKLGLKAVAIYRDGSKRSQPLNTSMDKKATQPAAGEPVVTAARPFRRRLPDERHSVTHKFSVGGHEGYITAGLYEDGQPGEVFITMSKEGSTISGFMDAFATSISMALQYGVPLNVLANKFTHMRFEPSGFTGNRQIPMAKSIIDYIFRWLSLKFIPQENLPGEPTITSAEYHLPAKNELNHVHEVHSQLETEEKRVFKAQADAPPCTECGSIMVRSGSCYRCLNCGATSGCS, from the coding sequence ATGGTGTCCCCCGCCATTGAAGATGTTATTGACGCTCAGCCGGTCCGTGAAGGTCGCGGTCTGACGGTCCACCGCCGGTTCACCCGTGAAGGTGTGGATCCGTTCAACACTGTGGAATGGGAACTGCGGTCTGCAGTGATTGCCAACGACAAAGGCGAGGCGCTTTTCGAACAGAAGGATGTGGAAGTTCCGGTTTTCTGGTCCCAGACCGCGGTGAACGTGGTGGTTCAGAAGTACTTCCATGGCGCAGTGAACAGTCCTGAACGCGAAAAATCGGTCCGTCAGTTGATTAACCGGGTCACCCGCACCATTGCAAACTGGGGATCCGATGCCGGGTATTTCGCAACACCAGCCGACGCAGAGGCTTTTTACGCCGAACTGACGTACATGGTGCTTCATCAGATTGGCACCTTCAATTCACCCGTCTGGTTTAATGTTGGAATCGAAGCCAAGCCCCAGTGTTCGGCCTGTTTTATCATGTCGGTTGATGATACCATGGAATCCATCCTGACCAATGCCGTTCATGAGGGTCGTCTTTTTAAATGGGGTTCGGGAACCGGATCCAACCGATCAAAACTCCGGTCTTCACGCGAAGGCATTTCGGGCGGCGGGCGGGCCAGCGGACCGCTTTCCTTCATGCGTATCTATGATTCTGTTGCCGGATCGATTAAGTCGGGCGGAAAGACCCGCCGGGCTGCCAAGATGGAAATTCTCAATGCCGACCATCCCGATATCATGGACTTTATCAAGGCCAAGATGGATGAAGAACGGAAAGCCTGGGCCCTGATCGAACAGGGTTATGACGGTTCCTTTAACGGAGAGGCATATGCCTCGGTCTTTTTCCAGAATTCGAATTTTTCCGTCCGGGCCACCGATGACTTCATGAAAGCCGTTGAAAACGATGAACAATGGCAGACCACCGAGGTTTCTTCAGGTAAACCATCGGTTTCTTACCCTGCCCGCGACATGATGCGCGCCATCGCTGAGGGAACCCACATCTGCGGCGATCCCGGAATGCAGTTTGATACCACCATTAACAAGTGGCACACCTGCAAAATCAGTGACCGGATTCATGCTTCCAATCCGTGCTCTGAATACATGTTTCTCGATAATACCGCATGCAACCTGGCCTCCATCAACCTGATGAAATTCAGAAAACCCGATGGCCGTTTCGATGTGGATGCTTTCCGCCATGTGGTGGATGTGTTTATCACCGCTCAGGAAATTGTGGTCGATCCGGCCTCCTATCCGACACCTGAGATTACCCGAAACTCGAAAAATTACCGTCCGCTCGGGCTTGGTTATGCCAACCTTGGTGCGCTGCTGATGGCCAGCGGACTTCCTTATGATTCGGATGGCGGTCGTGCACTGGCTGGTGTGATTACTGCCATCATGTCCGGAGAGGCATATGCACAATCTGCCCGGATGGCCCGTGAGAAAGGAGCCTTCCGCGAGTATGCCCGTAACGCTGAGTCCTTTATCTCCGTGATTGAAATGCACCGCAATTCACTGTCCTCCATCCAGAAGAGTATGGTGGATAAGAAACTCATGGAAGCCGCCATCAATTGCTGGGACGATGCCCTGGTCATTGGAAAGGATGCCGGATTCAGGAATGCACAGGTGACCGTTCTGGCCCCCACCGGCACCATTGCCTTTATGATGGATTGTGACACCACCGGTATTGAACCGGATATCGCCCTGGTAAAATATAAAAAGTTATCGGGTGGCGGACTTCTGAAACTGGTCAATGGCACCGTTCCGCTGGCCTTGTCTGTACTTGGATATACCGAGGCAGAAATCAGACAGATTACCGATTACATCGATGAGAAGGATACGATTGAAGGAGCACCAGGAATCCGGGAAGAGCATCTTCCGGTCTTCGATTGTGCCTTTAAGCCGATGAACGGAACCCGCAGTATTCATTACAAAGGTCACATTCGTATGATGGCTGCGGCCCAGCCCTTCCTGTCTGGTGCCATCAGCAAGACCGTTAACATGCCCACCGAATCGACGGTGGAAGAAATCATGCAGACCTATATTGAGTCCTGGAAACTGGGCCTGAAAGCCGTTGCCATTTACCGCGATGGCAGCAAGCGCAGTCAGCCGCTGAATACGAGCATGGATAAAAAGGCCACTCAGCCTGCTGCCGGCGAACCGGTCGTGACGGCGGCCCGTCCGTTCAGACGCCGCCTGCCTGACGAACGGCATTCGGTTACCCACAAATTCAGTGTCGGCGGACATGAAGGATACATCACAGCCGGACTCTACGAAGACGGACAACCGGGTGAAGTCTTTATTACCATGAGCAAGGAAGGGTCTACCATTTCCGGATTCATGGATGCCTTTGCCACTTCAATATCCATGGCTCTTCAGTATGGCGTGCCGCTGAATGTGCTGGCGAATAAATTCACGCACATGCGGTTCGAACCTTCCGGGTTTACCGGTAACCGTCAGATCCCCATGGCTAAATCGATTATTGATTACATTTTCCGTTGGCTGAGCCTCAAGTTCATCCCACAGGAAAATCTGCCTGGTGAACCAACCATTACCAGTGCTGAGTATCATTTACCTGCGAAGAACGAACTCAACCATGTTCACGAAGTGCATTCTCAACTGGAAACCGAAGAGAAGCGTGTGTTTAAAGCACAGGCCGATGCACCTCCCTGTACCGAATGCGGAAGCATCATGGTTCGCAGCGGCTCCTGCTACCGGTGTCTGAACTGCGGGGCAACGAGTGGGTGCAGTTAA
- a CDS encoding four helix bundle protein — MLHTDLEVWKRSIELVTSVYKLTEQIPSDERFGLTGQIRRAAVSVPSNIAEGAGRLHRKELVQFLNISTGSLSELETLLIIARNLGFINQNEIPADEINSIRKMLVGLTKKIQNQNQF, encoded by the coding sequence ATGCTTCATACCGATCTGGAGGTCTGGAAGCGATCAATAGAATTGGTAACCTCGGTATATAAATTAACCGAACAAATTCCTTCTGATGAACGATTTGGCCTGACGGGTCAAATCAGACGGGCGGCAGTCTCTGTTCCTTCAAATATTGCAGAAGGTGCCGGCCGTCTTCACAGAAAGGAACTGGTTCAATTTCTTAACATTTCAACCGGATCACTTTCAGAATTAGAAACACTTTTAATTATTGCGAGAAATCTGGGATTTATAAATCAAAATGAGATCCCTGCTGATGAAATAAACAGTATCAGGAAAATGCTTGTAGGACTCACAAAAAAAATTCAGAATCAAAATCAATTCTGA
- a CDS encoding ribonucleotide-diphosphate reductase subunit beta, with the protein MEPILTPNPKRFVLFPIRHDKIWQMYKQAEASFWTAEEIDLSQDLTDWKRLNADERHFISHVLAFFAASDGIINENLCLRFSTEVQIPEARCFYGFQIAIENIHSETYSLLIDTYIQDPSEKDRLFNAIQTVPAVTKKAQWALKWIDSQESFAKRLLAFAAVEGIFFSGSFCAIFWLKKRGLMPGLTFSNELISRDEGLHRDFAVLLHSMLNEKLSKETIYKLIGEAVEIEKEFVTDALPVSLIGMNAAMMNQYIEFVADHLITSLGLPKKYNAANPFDWMELISMQGKTNFFEKRVGDYQKAGVMADKNDMTFSLDEDF; encoded by the coding sequence ATGGAACCCATACTGACACCCAATCCGAAAAGATTCGTGCTGTTCCCCATCCGGCATGACAAAATCTGGCAGATGTATAAACAGGCCGAAGCCAGTTTCTGGACAGCCGAGGAAATTGACCTGTCGCAGGATCTGACTGACTGGAAACGGCTGAATGCGGATGAACGTCATTTCATCTCGCATGTTCTGGCCTTTTTTGCTGCAAGCGATGGCATTATCAATGAAAATCTGTGTCTGCGCTTCAGCACAGAAGTACAGATTCCGGAAGCCCGGTGCTTTTATGGATTTCAGATCGCCATCGAAAATATTCATTCGGAAACCTACAGCCTGCTTATCGATACCTACATTCAGGATCCATCCGAAAAAGACCGGTTGTTCAATGCAATTCAGACCGTTCCTGCGGTGACGAAAAAGGCACAATGGGCTCTTAAATGGATCGACAGTCAGGAATCATTTGCAAAAAGACTGCTGGCCTTTGCGGCTGTGGAAGGGATCTTTTTCTCGGGCAGTTTCTGTGCCATTTTCTGGCTGAAGAAGCGCGGTCTCATGCCCGGTCTCACCTTTTCAAATGAACTGATCAGCCGCGATGAAGGACTGCACAGGGATTTCGCCGTTCTGCTGCATTCCATGCTCAACGAAAAACTGAGCAAGGAAACCATTTATAAGCTGATCGGTGAAGCAGTGGAAATCGAAAAAGAATTTGTCACCGATGCGCTGCCGGTTTCCCTCATCGGCATGAATGCCGCGATGATGAATCAGTACATCGAATTTGTAGCCGATCACCTGATTACGTCGCTCGGATTGCCTAAAAAGTACAATGCTGCCAATCCCTTCGATTGGATGGAACTGATTTCGATGCAGGGGAAAACGAACTTTTTCGAAAAACGGGTCGGTGACTACCAGAAAGCGGGAGTTATGGCCGATAAAAATGATATGACCTTTAGCCTGGATGAGGATTTCTGA
- a CDS encoding ribonucleoside-diphosphate reductase subunit alpha, whose amino-acid sequence MFVVKRDGRREEVHFDKITARIKKMVYGLDHRYVDPVRVAMKVIEGLYDGVTTAELDNLAAETCASLTTRHPDYAILAARIAVSNLHKNTSKSFSETIDKLYRYIDPKTGDGASMIADDVHSLVMLHADEFNSAIVYDRDFNYDYFGFKTLEKSYLLKIDGKVVERPQHLLMRVSVGIHKADIAAAIETYNLLSEKWFTHATPTLFNAGTPKPQMSSCFLLTMKDDSIEGIYETLKQTALISQSAGGIGLSIHNIRATGSYIKGTNGTSNGIIPMLRVFNNTARYVDQGGGKRKGAFAVYLEPWHADVFEFLDLKKNHGKEEQRARDLFYAMWIPDLFMKRVESDEHWSLFCPNEAKGLPDTWGDAFESLYLQYEKEGKARRVVKARDLWYQIMESQIETGTPYILYKDAANRKSNQQNLGTIRSSNLCTEIIEYTSPDEVAVCNLASIALPRFVNEETRSFDHQKLYEVTKVATRNLNKIIDLNYYPVEEARRSNFRHRPIGLGVQGLADAFILMRYPFDSDEAKALNRDIFETIYFAACEASMELAGQHGPYETFAGSPASKGILQFDMWNSSPSARWNWDKLKSEIVKNGLRNSLLLAPMPTASTSQILGNNECFEPYTSNIYSRRVLSGEFAVVNKHLMKDLVDMGIWNEGLKNKILAGNGSIQQIREIPDELKALYKTVWEIKQKDLIDMAADRGAFICQSQSLNLFVEAPNFAKLTSMHFYAWKKGLKTGMYYLRTKAAAEAVKFTVDANALKEPVAEKASEPVHALAALPVEDESVKDNYSDLACSLDNPDACESCSG is encoded by the coding sequence ATGTTTGTAGTGAAGCGGGATGGACGGCGGGAAGAAGTCCACTTTGATAAAATAACAGCACGTATTAAAAAAATGGTCTACGGACTCGATCACCGGTATGTCGATCCGGTTCGGGTGGCCATGAAAGTGATTGAAGGGTTGTATGACGGGGTGACCACCGCCGAGCTCGATAATCTGGCAGCGGAAACCTGTGCATCGCTTACCACCCGGCATCCGGATTACGCCATTCTGGCGGCACGGATTGCGGTGTCGAATCTGCATAAGAATACCAGCAAATCTTTCAGCGAGACCATCGATAAACTATATCGGTATATCGATCCGAAGACCGGTGACGGGGCCTCGATGATTGCCGATGATGTGCACTCGCTTGTTATGCTGCATGCCGATGAATTCAATTCGGCCATCGTGTATGACCGCGATTTTAATTACGACTATTTCGGATTTAAAACACTCGAAAAATCCTACCTGTTAAAAATTGACGGAAAAGTGGTTGAACGCCCGCAGCATCTGCTTATGCGGGTCTCGGTGGGAATCCATAAAGCGGATATTGCTGCAGCCATTGAGACGTACAATTTACTATCGGAAAAATGGTTTACGCATGCAACGCCGACCCTGTTTAATGCAGGAACGCCCAAGCCGCAGATGTCCTCTTGTTTTCTGCTCACCATGAAGGATGACAGCATTGAAGGCATTTATGAAACCTTGAAGCAAACCGCACTGATTTCCCAGTCGGCCGGTGGAATCGGACTGTCCATTCACAACATCCGGGCCACCGGATCCTACATCAAGGGAACCAACGGGACTTCCAATGGAATTATCCCCATGCTGCGCGTCTTTAACAACACGGCCCGATACGTCGATCAGGGAGGTGGTAAGCGGAAAGGTGCGTTTGCGGTTTATCTGGAACCCTGGCATGCCGATGTGTTTGAATTTCTCGATCTGAAGAAGAATCACGGGAAAGAAGAACAGCGGGCCCGTGACCTGTTCTATGCCATGTGGATCCCCGACCTGTTTATGAAACGGGTTGAATCTGATGAGCATTGGTCGCTGTTCTGCCCAAATGAGGCAAAGGGACTTCCCGATACCTGGGGGGATGCATTCGAATCCCTTTATCTTCAGTACGAGAAGGAAGGAAAAGCCCGTCGGGTGGTGAAAGCCCGTGATTTGTGGTACCAGATCATGGAATCGCAGATCGAGACCGGCACGCCGTACATTCTCTACAAGGACGCCGCCAACCGGAAATCGAACCAGCAGAATCTGGGAACGATCCGGTCATCGAACCTCTGTACCGAAATCATCGAGTACACCAGTCCGGATGAAGTCGCAGTATGTAACCTGGCCTCTATTGCACTGCCCCGGTTTGTGAATGAGGAAACGCGGTCCTTCGATCATCAGAAACTGTATGAGGTCACCAAGGTGGCCACCCGGAATCTGAATAAGATCATCGATCTGAATTACTATCCGGTGGAAGAAGCCCGCCGGTCCAATTTCCGGCATCGCCCCATCGGTTTGGGTGTACAGGGGTTGGCCGATGCTTTTATCCTTATGCGGTACCCGTTTGATTCGGATGAAGCAAAAGCACTGAACCGCGATATTTTCGAGACGATTTATTTCGCTGCCTGTGAAGCATCCATGGAACTGGCAGGTCAGCATGGTCCGTACGAAACCTTTGCGGGATCCCCTGCCAGCAAGGGAATCCTTCAGTTCGACATGTGGAATAGTTCCCCGTCTGCACGATGGAACTGGGATAAGCTGAAGTCGGAAATTGTTAAGAACGGACTCAGGAATTCACTGCTTCTGGCACCCATGCCGACAGCTTCCACCAGTCAGATTCTGGGGAACAATGAGTGCTTTGAACCATACACCTCAAATATCTACTCACGCCGTGTGCTCTCGGGTGAATTTGCGGTGGTGAATAAACACCTGATGAAAGATCTGGTTGATATGGGAATCTGGAATGAAGGTCTGAAGAATAAAATTCTGGCCGGAAACGGATCCATCCAGCAGATCAGGGAAATTCCCGATGAGTTGAAGGCCTTGTACAAAACCGTATGGGAAATCAAACAAAAGGATCTGATTGACATGGCCGCCGACCGCGGGGCCTTCATCTGCCAGAGCCAAAGCCTGAATCTGTTTGTCGAAGCGCCCAATTTCGCCAAACTGACTTCCATGCATTTCTATGCCTGGAAGAAGGGTCTGAAAACGGGAATGTACTACCTGCGGACCAAAGCGGCGGCTGAAGCAGTGAAATTCACGGTGGATGCCAACGCCCTGAAGGAACCGGTGGCCGAAAAGGCATCCGAACCCGTCCACGCTCTGGCGGCGCTGCCGGTGGAAGATGAATCGGTTAAGGATAATTACAGTGATCTGGCCTGCTCCCTCGACAATCCTGATGCATGTGAATCGTGCTCGGGATAA
- the rocD gene encoding ornithine--oxo-acid transaminase, translating to MTTDLTTSTDFIQLEDRLGAHNYHPLDVVIHRAGGIWVWDVDGKRYMDCLASYSAVNQGHCHPRILDTLQKQAATVTLTSRAFRNDQLPLLYQKLHDVTGMTMFLMMNSGAEAIETAVKAARKWGYTRKGIPDNQAEIIVAANNFHGRTTTVISFSTEQQYRDGFGPFTPGFRIVPFGDAAAIREAITPNTAAVLIEPIQAEAGILIPPDGYLREVESICRENQVLFIVDEIQTGFGRTGRLFAHQHEGVTPDMIVVGKALSGGYYPVSAVLSTPEVLGVFRPGDHGSTFGGNPLGCAVACTAIDVIMDENLVDRSREVGAYFLSRLQSIRHPKVKEVRGRGLLIGFELTQKARPLVLKLQELGVLCKDTHETIIRFTPPLVISREDIDWAVEQVRIALQDF from the coding sequence ATGACCACCGACCTGACCACTTCGACTGACTTTATCCAACTGGAAGACCGCCTTGGTGCGCACAATTATCACCCGCTCGATGTGGTGATTCACCGAGCCGGGGGAATCTGGGTATGGGATGTGGATGGAAAGCGCTACATGGACTGTCTGGCCAGCTATTCGGCTGTGAATCAGGGCCATTGCCATCCTCGCATTCTCGACACTCTTCAGAAGCAGGCGGCCACGGTCACGCTTACTTCCCGGGCTTTCCGGAATGATCAGCTGCCGCTGTTATACCAGAAATTGCATGATGTCACCGGCATGACCATGTTTCTCATGATGAACTCGGGAGCGGAAGCCATAGAAACGGCTGTCAAAGCAGCCAGGAAATGGGGTTATACCCGTAAAGGCATCCCCGATAATCAGGCCGAGATTATTGTTGCAGCCAATAACTTCCACGGTCGTACCACGACGGTTATTTCCTTTTCAACCGAACAACAGTACCGTGATGGATTTGGTCCTTTCACGCCGGGTTTCAGAATCGTTCCCTTCGGTGATGCCGCGGCTATCCGTGAGGCAATCACACCCAACACCGCAGCCGTTCTGATCGAACCCATTCAGGCTGAAGCGGGAATCCTGATTCCACCCGATGGTTATCTGCGTGAAGTTGAAAGCATCTGCCGGGAAAATCAGGTTTTATTCATCGTGGATGAAATACAGACCGGATTCGGCCGGACGGGACGTCTGTTCGCCCATCAGCATGAAGGGGTGACTCCCGATATGATTGTGGTTGGAAAGGCGCTTTCGGGAGGATACTACCCGGTTTCGGCCGTACTGTCCACACCAGAGGTACTCGGTGTATTCCGGCCCGGGGACCATGGGTCCACTTTCGGCGGCAACCCGCTTGGATGTGCGGTTGCCTGTACTGCCATCGACGTAATTATGGATGAGAACCTGGTTGACCGCTCCCGTGAAGTGGGGGCCTACTTCCTTTCCCGGCTTCAATCCATCCGTCACCCGAAGGTGAAGGAGGTGCGTGGCCGTGGTCTTCTGATCGGATTTGAGCTGACACAAAAGGCCCGTCCGCTGGTACTGAAACTGCAGGAATTGGGTGTACTCTGCAAGGATACCCATGAGACCATCATCCGTTTTACCCCGCCTCTTGTGATTTCACGTGAGGACATTGACTGGGCCGTTGAGCAGGTCCGGATAGCCCTTCAGGACTTCTGA
- the proC gene encoding pyrroline-5-carboxylate reductase, whose translation MLSSHRIGVIGAGVMGQAMINGMISAGLVKPEQLWASVRSEASLARVQQGSPVRVVRDFSAEISQTTIFLICTKPRYVGPVLETLKNSGQLNSDSLIISIAAGVTISRIQQIIGPSSPVIRAMPNTPCQINEGITVISPAAGVTEAQRQLAKSIFSGVGKVIELEEIHMDAVTAVSGSGPAYIFLMMEALADGAVRVGIPRDVALQLVSQTVLGSAKMLQQSGKHPAALKDDVTTPSGTTIAALLTMEDGKIRSVLARAVEEATRTARGLADPYKKD comes from the coding sequence ATGCTTAGTTCGCATCGGATCGGGGTGATAGGTGCCGGGGTGATGGGTCAGGCCATGATCAACGGAATGATTTCGGCCGGGTTGGTAAAGCCAGAGCAACTCTGGGCATCGGTCCGGTCAGAAGCGAGCCTGGCCCGCGTTCAGCAGGGAAGTCCGGTGCGGGTGGTACGTGATTTCTCGGCAGAAATTTCCCAGACCACGATTTTCCTGATTTGCACCAAGCCACGTTATGTGGGACCGGTTCTCGAAACGCTGAAGAATTCAGGTCAGTTAAATTCAGACTCTCTGATTATTTCCATTGCAGCCGGCGTGACCATTTCCCGTATTCAGCAAATTATTGGTCCGTCCAGTCCCGTGATCCGGGCCATGCCAAATACACCCTGCCAGATCAATGAGGGAATCACCGTAATTTCTCCGGCGGCCGGCGTTACCGAGGCCCAACGGCAACTGGCCAAATCTATTTTCTCTGGTGTTGGTAAGGTGATTGAACTCGAAGAAATTCATATGGATGCCGTGACGGCTGTCAGCGGATCGGGGCCTGCCTATATTTTTCTGATGATGGAGGCGCTGGCCGATGGGGCGGTCCGGGTTGGAATTCCGCGCGATGTGGCCCTTCAACTTGTTTCACAAACCGTTCTGGGTTCAGCTAAAATGCTTCAGCAATCGGGAAAGCACCCTGCTGCACTTAAAGATGATGTCACCACACCCTCCGGAACCACCATTGCAGCCCTTTTGACCATGGAAGATGGAAAAATACGCTCGGTGCTGGCCCGGGCCGTCGAAGAAGCCACCCGAACTGCCCGCGGTCTGGCCGATCCGTATAAAAAGGATTAG